The Cinclus cinclus chromosome Z, bCinCin1.1, whole genome shotgun sequence genome contains the following window.
CAAAGAAAAGGGCAACTAGGCATCATAAAACTGTCTTTTGGCATTCTGGTCTTTCTGTTCAGAGAGGAATTCTGCTGCCCAGTTCTAGGTACAGAGTTGTGTGTTGGCTCACCCTGCCCTGTGAATGAGTGAATGAAAAAGAAGCTGTCATCAGAGAATTATTTATCTGTAGTCTGTTACCGGGCTATGTTGTAGATGGTCAGTCAGCCTCCTGGTTTtccagaggtgctgctgtggaGAGGTAATGAGTGAATGCCCAGTTGCTGAGCTGTGGTCTGGCTGCGAAGAGATGCGGGAGAAGTGGATCTGTGAAGAGCCCTGCTCTGCAAGGGGCACCTGTTGAACGAGGTGTCTCTTAGAGAGGTACAGTTACAGATGAATGGGGGGAGGCCTTGGTACTGTAACTTTTATTTCCGGAGCAGCAAGTAAAAGACTCCCCCGTTTTCAGCAAATAAgcacttattttaaaacatatttttaaaaagtacaagGACACCGTGGGCAGTTTCCTCTTACGATTTTACAGATGTATCGAAAGCGCTCACGTTCTGCGAGAGCACAAAGGCGCAGTTACCTCACTAGcgcagggagctggggaggaggtcGAGAGCGGGTCGGGAACAGCTCGGGAGAGAGTTCGGGCGGAGCTCGGCAGGAGCTGGGGCGGGCGTTCGGGCGGAGCTCGGCAGGAGCTGGGGCGGGAGTTCGGGCGGAGCTCGGCAGGAGCTGGGGCGGGAGCTCGGGCGGAGTTCGGGCGGGGCTCGGCAGGAGCTGGGGCGGGAGCTCGGGCGGAGTTCGGGCGGGGCTCGGCAGGAGCTGGGGCGGGAGCTGGGGCGGAGTTCGGCGGGAGCTGGGGCGGAGTTCGGCGGGAGCTGGGGCGGAGTTCGGCGGGAGCTGGGGCGGGAGTTCGGGCGGAGTTCGGCGGGAGCTGGGGCGGGAGTTCGGGCGGAGTTCGGCGGGAGCTGGGGCGGGAGTTCGGGCGGAGTTCGGCGGGAGCTGGGGCGGGAGTTCGGGCGGGGCTCGGCAGGAGCTCGGGCGGAGTTCGGGCGGGGCTCGGCAGGAGTTCGGGCGGGGCTCGGCAGGAGCTGGGGCGGGAGCTGGGGCGGAGTTCGGCGGGAGCTGGGGCGGGAGTTCGGGCGCTCGGCTCGCCGTGCCCCGAGGTTCCCGCCGTGCCCCGAGGTTCCCGCCGTGCGGCCCCGCGGGTCTGTCTCGGTGTCCGACGCAATGGAGGCTGAAAGGCTGATGGTGCTGTTCGAGGACGACTCGGTGGAGGTGCACTACGCGGGGGGGTCCCGCTTGTTGCTGTCTCCTTGCGGCTCCGAGTATCTGTACGAAGCGGCGCTGCCCGCGGCCGCCCACCCGCTCCAGCCGGCGGAGACCACCCGCCAGCGGGTCGCCTTCGTCGTCAGTGCCTACCGGGTATGCGGAGGGCAGTGCCTTTGGGGGCGGGAGCGCTGTCCCTCGGCCCTGCGCCGTCCCGGGGAGCATCCATCCCTTGGGCAGAGCCAGGGCGGCCTCCGGGCTCGGCCACAGCGCCGTCGGGGACCACGGCACCAGCAAGAGCTCTTGTTTCTCTCTGTAAAAAAAGGAGGGGGTTACATAGCCTCGCCAACacagaaagaatgaaattaGCATAAAATTCTATCACTGCATGTAAAATCTCGTAATAGGGTTTGTTCTTTGCGCTTCAACAGGAACAACTTCTACGAGCGCTGGATTTCCGGAACGCGTTTTCTTCTCGCCCGTATTTGCCTTCACGTGTTATACCTCCAGCAAGAAAAAAGGTGGGATTACACATTACCCGTGTAATGCTTTCGTAAAACAAACTTCTCTAGCGGatttaatataatttcacaTGCCTGTGTGGAAGTACAGCGGTGGAGATCTATCTAGTGCAGTCTGGCTAATGGAGCTGTGATCCTTCTTAAATTACTGCCATTTCAAATTACAGTTTTAGCTGTTACTTAGACCTCTgttaatgcattttctttttagaaagaaaCACTGGAGTTAATTCATTCCTAACAAGGGTAAAACCTAGGATGTTGTACAAAGTTACATTTTGGCAGTAGAAACTTTTCAGGGAGGTCACAGTGCAGCAGGATGGTGTTTTCTGAGCTGTCAGATCTCCCCATTGAAGTACCCGTGTGAAAATGCTGTTAGGGTCTATGGGAGGAATGAAGCCAAGTGTCTCTCTGTGGGAATGGCCACTCCAGGTCAGACTGAACATCCATGCAGAGACCAGTTTAGGATTTCTGGAAGCTTTGCTCCAGATCAGCATCTCTCTGGGTGTTCCCACTGATTATGAGTGTCTGCACAGCATGGTGGGAATCTTAAGACAACTGACTAATCAGGTGACTTTTAAAGCTTTTAGACTGACCCTTCATTAGTAACACCCTTCATGGTGATGGTTGGCTGCCTAAAATActgtcactcagtgtcactaTATACTTAATTAAAAGTTGTAGGTGCTTACCAGTTGTGCATTCAGTGCAAAGTACAGCAGCAAAGAGCTGATGCTCTGTTCTTAGCACTAAGGAGTAAGTTCCaccttctcttaacccatgaaAGGTCTTGGTCTTTTGGAGGCTGGCTGGATTTTTAGGCTATTTGTAACTTACAGCATCCATTGTGCCTATCTCCTTCAGGATGCTGAAGGATAACTTTCCTAGGCCACAGCAGGCATCTTACCATGTTGTGGAGATTGTCTTCTCCACCATACCCCTTTACTGTTGCTTTGGTTTCTTCCCCCTCAGTTTGAGAAAAactcttgcttttcttaaagCCAAAATAGTCTTTTTAGAGCTCCTGAGACTGTCTTTCTCCAGCAACTTACTGTCACTTTATTGTTCTGTGGCCTGTTGCCAAACAGTGCCCATGTTTTCAAGGCCCTTGCTGTTTCCCACACTCCAGCAGTCCACCATAATAAAGTAAGAGTTACTAAGCTTCAGCTCTCATAACAAATTGTTGACCAGCCTGACAGGCTGGCCCAGGGCCATGCAGAGTTAACCTAAGGTCTGAGGCCTGGTAATAGCAGTGACAGTAACCAGTGACAATACTCTGATGGGCTCAAAAACACTCAGACTGCATTACTTGCCTTATGCTTGAGTTCAAAACAACCCATTCCTGTGGTGTGCTCTTTTTGCCACTCCAACCACCCACATGTCTAGTCAGCTCCATTAGGGGGATCGTGTCAGTGGTCTGGCCTGTTCAGAACTGCAGCTAATAATTCAAAATGCAGGCTGAATGTGAACATATATATTCAGTGGTATCACTATATGTTCAGTTTTCTCTTGTTCCATTCCTAGAACTTTCAAACATTTCACGATTAAACTGCTGGTGAGCATAGAGTGTGTGTTCATGGGAGTGAGGATTACAGCACCAGGACTGTAGTTGGTGGCAATCAGCTTGGAGCCCATCGTCCTATATGGAAATgtatatataactatatatagTGAGGGTTGCCTTTCCCCACTGCGAACACATTATGTTTATCTCAACTGAAGTTTTACCTGCGGCCTTGTTGTCAGGTGTTGATTATATTTTAGTGTCCTTTTGCAATTCTTTATCAAATTCACTGATAATTGCTATGAACAAGATAATTTGGCTGTTCTCTCCCTTGTTTCTGAAGAAACCATTGGAAATACAGACATGTACAGTTGTGCCTGGTCAGTTGCCCATGTACTTTACTAATTTATGACTGGATTAAATTAAAGCGTTATTGCTATATAGCATTCTGTTAGTACAGGAGGAAGCAGATACAAGATTAGatgattttcttcctctgagtTCATACATGCAGAGAAATTCATAGCAACATTTCTTGCCATACATCACCTTGCAGAAGgactgaattaatttaaatgtaaacTCTCCACTGCCGTTTCTGGGAGGCTGGACATTTTTATCTTGCTGAACATTCcagtcctttttcttttattagatTCTTCTCAGTGATATCTTAGAAATTAAATGGCCTGACCCTGCGACCACTGATCTGACAAAATGTTTAAACAATGGCAGTGTGAAGATCTCGTCTTTAGATGGCTATGCTCACCTTTACTTGTCAGAATTGCAGCAAGAATTTACAGTGGAGTTCTTATGCAAAGTCAGCCAGTCATCTGCAGTATGCTCATGCTCCTCTGAAAAGAACAGCAATTTTCAAAGTGGAGATCAGCATGGAAAACCAAGTAAAAAATCTGCTGCAGAAGTCTCATCAAAACCAAGAAGAATGGAGAATAGGAATAAACCTGGCTGTGCTGAAGGTAAATACAGGgaaccaaccaaaccaaaggACCAAAGAGGTGGAGATGGAGTCCCTTTGTTCCACACAAATTGTTCTTCTGAATACACATGGGTTACACAGCGTTGGACTGTTTCCTTGTGTCCAGAAGAATGGAAATACCCTTTGTCCTTGGCACAAAAATGTTGTAACTTACATACTGTGGAAAATGTAATGAAGACATATGAGAAAAACATCTGTACAGCTGTTGAAGGTGATGTTTTAGCGGACCCTGAAACACATGAAACAGTTTCTTGTTTACCTACAGCTTTGCCACTCAGCTGCAGAGCGCCACATCTACACAGGTAATTTAAACAGTTTACTTTGTAGTTGTTAGCATATGCTTTACGATTCTGCAGTTTGGAACTCCAATTTCTGGAGAAATAATTGAATCCTAgctataaaaaataaagtttaaagtttaaataaaatttaaaattaatatcagtaattttaaattactttcattttttagGAACTTCTTGAAATGTGACATTGTACCCAATGCAACATTCTGTAACCTACTGTAATGAAGCTATAGTAATTagttcaaattaaaaaatattttctgactgTATGAATATgttaatgaaaaggaaaattgaaaaagaaCACAGGTTTTATGTTTGGGTGGGTTggtttttcctcttcagttttgaaaatatgaTATTTCTGAGGTAGGTCAGTGGCATATGTTGTCTGGCAgcatcaataaaaataattttaaaaaaaagtttatggGATTGAGAAGTTTAATTTGGTAACTAAAGTGGATTACTAACGAACTGGAGGACTCTGAAAATATGTGTCTTTTGAATAAGTGTGTATGCATCCATTCTAGTTACAGAAATTGTTAccagcaaacacacacacaaagaaacaaCCTACGTATGGACTTAGTGAGGcttttattgtattttacaCATACAGGTGGACATTCTGTGACTTCTTTCAGAATGAAGATTCGGAGAAGCATTCATTCCCTCAGCTAATTCAAGTTGTGTGGTGCCAGGGTGTTTTCTACAGGTATGTAGGAGATCATCTGTGTTATCTGGAAGACTTTATTTGTATGGGAATTAAAATCTAAGATGAAATGTCTTACCTTGTCCCTCTCTCACTCTTTGAGAAATGGAACACAGTCTTCATGTCAGAGtctctttgttttctgctgtttttttcattGGACTTCACATTTTCTAGCATGGTGTATTACCAGCTCTGAACCTGAAATTAAATGATCTGGTTATCTGATTTCTTAAAGGTTTACTGGGCAGCTGGAGTTCCTACAGATTTCACTTACAATAATTCCTTTGATAACAATAGTTTCTTTGCAAATtagttttctccttttgctgCTGAAGATTCCATAGTTTAGAAATGTTTGTCTTGGTGACCTACATAATTCACATGTTCAGCTGTGGATTTTCCTGGCAAGTCACCTTGTCCATATGgttagcaaaaaaacccaaaaccaaaagaaaaaccaacaaaaaacaccccaaaaaaccccaacaagaCTTTCAAATTGAAATTGCTACAACTGCTATTAGCACCTAAAATTCTTTGATAAAAGCATCACTGGTTTTTAAACCTTTAATCTTTGTGCTGAatgttcttcatttttcctcACTAATTCCTAAATTTTCATCTCATCGAAAAAAATGTTCAGCAGCACTTCAGAGTTTTTTCAGAGCTTTTATCTCAATTAAGATCTTCATATTGTTCAGGAATTGTTCAGTCTGGCAGTTTTCTGTGTGCACTATGTATGGCTGGTCTACTAAGAAagttggatttttattttcaggatcTCTGTGTGGTTGCTGGAATGAGCAGCTCTTGAGAGATATTTACCTCAACACAAAAAAAGCTTTACTTATTTAAATCCCACGCCCATACACATGTGCAAACAAAGAGACTAGTAATGTTAGTGCTCTGTGTTAAAAGAGATTATTGGCACATTCTGCTGTTTGTGAAATAGTAGAAAGTTTTCACCTGTCAGTTGCTGAAAATGTCTCTGCTTGTTGTTTTCTTCAGGTGCAATAACCTGTTTTGCTTGTCCAGTGACACGGCATTTTAAATGCTTGTTAAAAatcttgttatttttcttagatttgttcatggcaggacAAACATCACAGAAATTTATCCTGGTGATGACTCACTTTTCAAGTCAGAGGGAGCAtttctgggaaaatatttcataCGTTATGCAATCcaagaaggaacaaaaaaggtacaaaacttttttaaaactatttaaaaggATGTTCAAATTCCTTCAAGTTCACAGCTTTTTTGAGACATTTGGCTGTGCACTGTGTAGTGAAGTCCCTACACTGGTAATTACTATTATGCCTCAATCAAGCCATCAGTCATACAAAAGATGAGATTATTCCTTCTGTTTCAGAAggtatttttgtaaattttatGCAATAAGAAAATTCTTCCTCATCgtaacatttattttatcaaaCTCAACAGTAAGATTCTGCAACAACCATTTCTCACTGATTTAGAAGTTCATGAAGTTAATGTATTGGAGTTTAATCTCTTTGTACTTGGAAGTGTTTCCTACTGTATGAAGACAGATGCAGGTTTTGTTCTGGCTTTGCTGCGGAGCAGCTCTTCAATGCTGGATAAAGGATTTTgcctctgtgtctgtctgttaAGTTCCCCCGGAGGAGAGGTGCTCAAGTGCTAATGCAGcactttctgtttttaaagcagaattaaGGACCAGATTTGTACTATTGGAACCTAGCCTTTAACTTGTAGTCAAACACTGCCACTCCTAATGACCTGTAGTCTCCTGTCTGACAACAGAACTTCCTGGTTCTTACTGAGTGTAATGAAACTGAATGGAATATTTCTTCACACAGACATAGGCTTAAGGATACACTTTTCGAAGAGATATTTGTCTGTGTTCTATGGCAGATTTTAATGTGATTATATTTGATATAATCACATACCATATATATATAACCATATATCTAAACCTCCCAGTTGGCTTCTGGGAGGCTTAGAAATTTTGTAACTTGCTCTTAATTCTATTTGCATACTACGGTACCTGTAACTAACTCATCTTCTTTCTGCTCTTTACTCAGGTGGAAGAAAAGATGTATTCAGTGAGCAGCTTACCTCCAGATGTGCCAGGACATCCATACTCCATATCCTCCATTATTACTCAGGCAACCAAGTAACTTTACCTTTGTTACATTAATTCTGCTGATTTAGAAAAGACAGGAgttaaaattacacaaaattactttgattatgatgatgatgatgattattattattattattaaaaattttaaggaAGTTATCTTAGCACTGAGGATGTATCTAGActtacaaaacaaaattcaaaatttgcaAGTGCTTAGAAAACATAGTCAGAATTAAATGCTTAatactttgggtttttttctctcctcagaATACTTCAGTATtgctgcaaaacaaaactgacaTTAAGTCATAATTAttatctctgctgctggaaagtGGTATGTAGCTGAAAATTTATAAATCTTGCAGTTATGAGGATGATTGTACAGGCTATAGGAAGTAGGACTTAATCTAGAGGGAAGAATGGTGAGTGTATCCACAGAGATTGGAAGGCATTTaaaagttatatatatatatatatacttggCATTTAAAAGTTATATATAAGAAGCAATTGCATGATGAAGAGGGCTGGTTGTGATGTGGAAAAACAAGTGAATTAAAAATCTGGAACCGATACAGACAGTTGTAATGATGTAAATAGCCTTTCTTCAagttttttaatgtatttgtttGATTCTAGGTATCTGAGACTGATGGACAAGAAATGTTGCCAGTTTTGCTACATGAAAAGATTATTCCTGGCACAGGAAGACTGTCTGTGTACTCAGATCATAAAGTCCATGCTGTTTTTTGGGATAGGGTAACCCTGACTATGGTTTGGGATCTCAGTTCTTCCTGTAGTGACATCCAGGTAATGTGTGACTTAGAGGAAGGACTAAAACTTTCCATGAAAAAGGGTTACTAGGAAACTAATGAGAATACCAAACAAAAGTTCtgataaataaatgcaatagaaaatacagtaaaatacaaaaacaataaagaatttaaaattctacaggtttggaaacatttttacacacttttagaaataatttgttcTTGAATAGCACAAAGCAAGAGTTGGGATTTTGTGAGGTGTTATTCCCCTGTATTTGTCATAGCAGACTATAGCAGATTCTATCCCTAGCAGAACACGGACTTGCAAGTTTTTAAGGTGGATTGTTCATAGATATTTCATTCTTAAACTAGCATATTGCTTTTGTGTTCCTTTGGACTGCAGCAGAAAATTCATATttagtttggcttttttttttttctaagataaATGAAGATATAGGCTGGTGTAAGTTAACTACTCCTGATGGGCTACAGCATCTAATACAAATAAGTCATCCTGGAGTCTATGAAaggtaatttaaattaattgtaTAATTTAAACggtttaaatataaaaattattatctaTAAGTCCTCTTATAAGAAGAAACAGTATTTACTGACAATATACTGGTAGGGATGGACCAAATTTGTAATGATAAAAGCTCTATCTTAATTACGGCAAAGATTCAAGACCTGTATGACTCAGGGCCACTGCATGCTGTGATTCCATTATAACTGTTATGGCAGTgtctttttagaaaaataattagacCTGCAACTTGGCATTTACTTCAGTggattaaacaaacaaacaaaacaaacaaaataaaagcctaTATAGAGCTTATGTATAGAGCTGAACAGCATTTTATCCAGTTTTTGCTTTATTAGAGATactgagctctgcctgcagatTGTTTTTCTAATCTGCTTGCTCTTAATTACAGCTCATTAAGGGAATCATCAGAAGTTTTCCGTGCTGCATTTTAGCAAGCAGATActcacaaatacaaaaaattaacatttgtaCACTATTCATTGCAAATCATACAGCTTTATTATAATTTACAATAACTGTATAGATCTAAATATGAAGAAGACTGTAGACAAAAAATGGCAAGGCAAGCTAGCAGAAAAAGG
Protein-coding sequences here:
- the CZH5orf34 gene encoding uncharacterized protein C5orf34 homolog, with the translated sequence MEAERLMVLFEDDSVEVHYAGGSRLLLSPCGSEYLYEAALPAAAHPLQPAETTRQRVAFVVSAYREQLLRALDFRNAFSSRPYLPSRVIPPARKKILLSDILEIKWPDPATTDLTKCLNNGSVKISSLDGYAHLYLSELQQEFTVEFLCKVSQSSAVCSCSSEKNSNFQSGDQHGKPSKKSAAEVSSKPRRMENRNKPGCAEGKYREPTKPKDQRGGDGVPLFHTNCSSEYTWVTQRWTVSLCPEEWKYPLSLAQKCCNLHTVENVMKTYEKNICTAVEGDVLADPETHETVSCLPTALPLSCRAPHLHRWTFCDFFQNEDSEKHSFPQLIQVVWCQGVFYRFVHGRTNITEIYPGDDSLFKSEGAFLGKYFIRYAIQEGTKKVEEKMYSVSSLPPDVPGHPYSISSIITQATKILQYCCKTKLTLSHNYYLCCWKVVSETDGQEMLPVLLHEKIIPGTGRLSVYSDHKVHAVFWDRVTLTMVWDLSSSCSDIQINEDIGWCKLTTPDGLQHLIQISHPGVYERYIRTAIEWCRSLNEGKEIAEYTAHPVTEENWSADAELEKIQRFNFLLENSNILKRTDAAKSNPSGITVRKKENRDETEELNEDCVLEALEKTSKVIQDIESLLAASGK